In the genome of Microplitis demolitor isolate Queensland-Clemson2020A chromosome 5, iyMicDemo2.1a, whole genome shotgun sequence, the window CGACCTATTTCAGAGAGCAGAGCGTGAGCGATGTGCCGGTGACCTGTTCCTTCATAGACCAACCCGACCCCCATCAACGCGGCGACCTGGACGTTTTGCTGGACGTTCAATTCAATGCTGGTGGGCGGCAAAAGTGTCTCGACATGCAGAGACAGCAGTTTAGTCATCGACACATCCATGGTACCCCGATGAGTCGCTGATAGACCTAGCAGAAGTCCTACGTTTGTTGTCTCATGACACTCCACCAGGTACTCGTAAGTACTGAAGGGCGCGAGCTTCTTCAGGTGTCCGTTGAGTCCCAGAGCCATCAGGAAACCGGAATGTTCAATGCCGCATTCACTCTGCTGCTGCTTGTTGTAAACAATCCAGGTCGAGTCAATGTCCGAGGCGTCTGGATGGATACGAAGACCTGCAGCGACTCCGTTGTGGAACAGCGGCCACAGATTCATGTTAGGTGGGACATCGATGTGACAGAGCTCGATGGTGGTGCCGCGTAGAGCCGTCTTCCCGGTTAAGCAGAGCCTGGGAATCGGCAACTGTTCAGTGATGATCGGAGTTGATGTTCTGAGAGTAAACATTCCTCTGGCAACGGGCAGCGCCATCGTACGCGAGCAAACCGCACACAGATGACGTTCCTGCTCTTCAATGAACTCGTGGTCGCTTACTTCAGGTCTCTGGGTGATTGCTATGCGCACCGGCTTTGATGAATTGAGCATCCGGCGCAGCTCAGCCACCCTGTGGTCTTTGTTGAAACGCAGCTTCAAAATAGTGTCGTCGAAACTCATGCCATCATCTTGCTCCGGGTCTCTTATCGGACAGACTCCAGTGGTTTCGTCGTCGGCCTTCGTCGAGCTCGAATGTTTCTCCAGGGCGGCAAGATCTTGACGATCTACGAGTTCATAAGCTGCAGCGGGCCAGTTTGAAGGCGGGAGTTCGCGACACCTGTACATTACGTCTCTCAGAAGAATCGAGACACCTGGTGGTAAAATATCAAGATCTTTTTTGTCCAGCCCCATCTCGTGGAAGAGCAAAACAATTCGGTCGGCATGTGGTCTCTCAACTCGACAAACTTCTTTGTCTTTGTCTTTGCCAGAGTCCTGGTAATCAATTCTGCTGCCGATTGGAGTCACCGTCTTGATAAATTTGTCAAGATCAATGTTACTGACTCGGAACTCAGCGGCCAAGAGCGCGATCAGCGAAATCACGGTCTTAGTACGCGGGTTCACGCGGACTAGATGCGGATAAGCTGGAACTGGTACATCTTTAAGAAGACAATTGAGAGTATTGAAGACACTGGGGGGCTTCTCCGGCACATAACTGGGCCACGTGATTTTGGCCAAGTCCTGCTCTGTCATCTGCGAAGGCTCCTTGGATTTGGAACAGTGAGTAGGATAATCCAGGAAGTAGTGGTACGAGTACCAAGTGAATTTCAAGTCTCTGCTGAGGTGGTCCAGCAACTGGGCCAGCAGCGGAAGACTTTGTCCCATCACGCTGCAGAGTTTTAGTTCCTCGTAGAGTAAATGCAGTGCGAAGAGAACAACTGGCAATTGTGGGAATAAAATAGCCGAGGTTGTCATCTTTCCTCGCTTGATTTTCTTCTCAGCTTTCGGCTTCCGGATCTCTTCAACACCTTGATTGAATTTGGTTAAGTGCAGTACATTCTCCAAAAAAAACTGCGACTTTTTGTGCTCCTCCGAGTTCAAAATATAGAGCCAGTCTTCATCAGACCCGCAGTTACTTGTCTTGGGCTTCTTTGGTACCACTATCGGGCTATTTTTACCCGTAGAATCGTCATCGTTTTTGCGCACCAGTTGGAGCTTATCAACGTCGTAGCCCATTAGCGTCAGCAGAGTCATGATAAACAGCTGCCACTCCTGCTCTATCGTGAAATCTTGAGGTCCAGGTGCGTTTCGTGCTCCGTACCACTTTACCAGCAAGTGCATAGCGAGATCCCGTGGGAGAACCGACTTTAGAACCTGGAGGCATTGTCTCACTAACGAAGAACTGCTCGACTTTTGCAACGCGATccggtaaaataatttgttgccGTACTCTAGAGTTATTTGATTGCCTACCGCGTCTTTTAGTCCCACGAGACCCGCGTCAATGCTGTCGAGTATCGGCGGGCGTACACAGGCGCCAACTGGACTCAGAGTGTGCAGAGCCTCCTCGAATTTAACGTCCGCAGCGATGTTCTGCGATATCATAGAACTTCTACGAGGGAATGGTGAGCTGAGTCGAGCGCCAGGATTCATGAAATAGTTGCAGCCCGCGGGGACTGTGCTGGTGATGTGGACCTTCCCGACACACGTGACACCCGAGTAGAGAGTAACTCCATCGGACAAATCTATCGTCGCGATCATATTCAATGCTGAGAGACTGACTGCGTCTTTAGCAGCAATACTGGTGGACATCCCAAAGATAATCTGCTGCTGCTTGTTGGTCTTCTCCATTCTCACGAGGAATAACTGGGTCTTGGAAGGCACCAGGTACCCCAAGTAACTCTGTCCGACTAGATCAGTTGTCAGAAAGACTTTGGAAGCTTTATCAGCAGCTCGATCAATTTCTTTAGACGTGGTCTCGGTCCAGACGTGCTCTAGGCAAATTTCCGGGTAGAGAGGCTTGCTGGACACCACTGGAGCTTCCGGTAGAAGCATACTGTTGCAGCTGCTGGGGTTGTGCTGCGAGTGGCACATCATCGTGGCCATTACCGTCTGGTGAAGACGATTCTGGTGCATGGACCCGCCAGCTAGAGGCGAGAACGTGTGCGTGGGCGATTGGCAACGCGATATCGTGGCCATGGGGCTTTGAGAACGCGAGTGCGTGGTCTGATGAGCTTGCGCCGGTGATGCGCCTCCACCTGAGCAAGAGGTCGTGTAAGAAGTGCCCCGGGAACCAAAAGGACTGCTGGAGATGCCCATTCCCACTCCTAGGCCGCTTAGTTGAGGATTCGGAAGACCGAACATGCTCACTGACTTCTGATTGCTTCTATTCGCAGAGCCGGCGTGCAAAGGCGACGCATGGGTGGTGTTCATTAAACTGGCAGTCACATCGTAGACTACTTGACGTTCCTCCAGTGAAGACTTCCTGATCTTGTAGACGGAATGCAGACCCGTCTTGGTGTCATAGATCACAGCCAAGGAAGGCTCAGAGCtggtaaaaataacttttagatTTGTGTCGCGGATATAGCTGACCCCACCGTGCTTTATCAGCACGGGACATATTTCGTCCAGAGGATGAGTCA includes:
- the LOC103570849 gene encoding anaphase-promoting complex subunit 1 — encoded protein: MIAASDPLEFTPGGRQTYQRHPGPVIHHLNSQAPGTQDSALLQKFSQVNISEKSPKEFWIVRENEVCGEEELYCSGKVAVHTQGSPLTRVLQKSFCLESDIKHALWCRFCTTTPNLIDQNKNKNADDISDDQTVECICLLDTHTLRVFTPEGEDYMTSLQFKVSAVWPTKYGILMEKSSAKPSEESLPTAYSLTHPLDEICPVLIKHGGVSYIRDTNLKVIFTSSEPSLAVIYDTKTGLHSVYKIRKSSLEERQVVYDVTASLMNTTHASPLHAGSANRSNQKSVSMFGLPNPQLSGLGVGMGISSSPFGSRGTSYTTSCSGGGASPAQAHQTTHSRSQSPMATISRCQSPTHTFSPLAGGSMHQNRLHQTVMATMMCHSQHNPSSCNSMLLPEAPVVSSKPLYPEICLEHVWTETTSKEIDRAADKASKVFLTTDLVGQSYLGYLVPSKTQLFLVRMEKTNKQQQIIFGMSTSIAAKDAVSLSALNMIATIDLSDGVTLYSGVTCVGKVHITSTVPAGCNYFMNPGARLSSPFPRRSSMISQNIAADVKFEEALHTLSPVGACVRPPILDSIDAGLVGLKDAVGNQITLEYGNKLFYRIALQKSSSSSLVRQCLQVLKSVLPRDLAMHLLVKWYGARNAPGPQDFTIEQEWQLFIMTLLTLMGYDVDKLQLVRKNDDDSTGKNSPIVVPKKPKTSNCGSDEDWLYILNSEEHKKSQFFLENVLHLTKFNQGVEEIRKPKAEKKIKRGKMTTSAILFPQLPVVLFALHLLYEELKLCSVMGQSLPLLAQLLDHLSRDLKFTWYSYHYFLDYPTHCSKSKEPSQMTEQDLAKITWPSYVPEKPPSVFNTLNCLLKDVPVPAYPHLVRVNPRTKTVISLIALLAAEFRVSNIDLDKFIKTVTPIGSRIDYQDSGKDKDKEVCRVERPHADRIVLLFHEMGLDKKDLDILPPGVSILLRDVMYRCRELPPSNWPAAAYELVDRQDLAALEKHSSSTKADDETTGVCPIRDPEQDDGMSFDDTILKLRFNKDHRVAELRRMLNSSKPVRIAITQRPEVSDHEFIEEQERHLCAVCSRTMALPVARGMFTLRTSTPIITEQLPIPRLCLTGKTALRGTTIELCHIDVPPNMNLWPLFHNGVAAGLRIHPDASDIDSTWIVYNKQQQSECGIEHSGFLMALGLNGHLKKLAPFSTYEYLVECHETTNVGLLLGLSATHRGTMDVSMTKLLSLHVETLLPPTSIELNVQQNVQVAALMGVGLVYEGTGHRHIAHALLSEIGRPPGPEMKNCVDRESYSLAAGLALGLVVLGRGGGADLSSIPDTLHYYMVGGNVRPFTGAQKEKYKSPSYQIREGDSINTDVTSPGATIALGLMYFNSKNRAVAEWMRAPETQYLLDFVRPDLLMLRILAHSLILWDEIEPTKAWVSSHVPDIVYKYRLQKPTPEITQHVDLETMNQAYCNIIAGACMALGLKYAGTANENAFKTLFNYTQMFTALSHKSIGELAGKSTIETCLNVTLLSAAVVMAGTGNLDIMRVCRQIRTRVGPASSVVTYGSHLATHMALGLTFLGGGRYTLSNSPNAVAALIISLFPKFPTHSNDNRYHLQALRHLYVLAAQPRLVLPRDIDSKQYCYATVKLTFKTDKLARGQETVLKAPCLLPQLESLQKVELKDERYWEIIFERGHNWRLLEGMLNKCDSLDVKQKAGCLSYIEDPHGFRSLVAQTLTTEDVIPWAARQEFITSFTNDRTVLNIVKYFLQPQTEPKPKRKRVRRRQKDDPECSAEKMDVSDTSTVKMHEHSVNFDLHQDFKYAEKHFLQTLAIIVYECVVKDKVSFLPLWANIYKSIEAIEKTPDAHLVWQIKLITSYTLLKNQPARALLSVESVLAIQQRLALIIDSWEQEVKPLIESYRTSGTIDRSNDTTLRKFSAYCTYFDIPHRLIYDSDINPIIKNLLQRMQRFPSIN